From the Clostridiales bacterium FE2011 genome, one window contains:
- a CDS encoding LacI family DNA-binding transcriptional regulator, with the protein MEKKNITIYDIAKEAQVSPATVSRILTGTASVREEKRKRVMEVIRKYDFHPNAYARALTENRSRTIAVIVAHSDNSYYSSVFAACESEAHKRGYVTLLMDTTSRPEKEISVLNRIRELRPEAVILCGGRIDLEEQDPAFTVLLRKTLGYTRIVVGARSPMPEIPGIFVDHRASVELGVRYLAGLGHREIGFVYAGGEYYGTVERLDCFRRVMGELGLPVDEKMLIGVSDYTVQAGLEGVETLLKLKRKPTALLGMNDLVSAGILQGLLAAGLHVPEDISLLGFDDTFVTGITTPKLTSVGYDYQAFGTSLVQTALDPQNEWPQERRIPVFITERESCAPPKKA; encoded by the coding sequence ATGGAGAAGAAGAATATCACCATCTATGATATCGCGAAGGAAGCCCAGGTCAGTCCGGCTACTGTATCCAGGATTCTGACCGGTACAGCTTCTGTGCGCGAGGAAAAACGCAAGAGAGTGATGGAAGTGATCCGCAAATATGACTTCCATCCGAATGCGTATGCCCGCGCGCTGACAGAAAACAGAAGCCGGACTATTGCCGTGATTGTGGCCCACAGTGACAACTCCTATTACAGCAGTGTGTTTGCCGCCTGCGAAAGTGAGGCCCATAAGCGGGGATACGTGACACTGCTGATGGATACCACGTCCCGGCCGGAGAAGGAGATTTCCGTGCTGAACCGTATCCGGGAGCTCCGTCCGGAAGCCGTGATCCTCTGCGGCGGACGCATTGACCTGGAGGAGCAGGATCCGGCTTTCACCGTCCTGCTGCGGAAGACGCTGGGCTATACCCGGATTGTGGTGGGCGCCCGCAGCCCCATGCCGGAAATCCCGGGTATCTTCGTGGATCACCGGGCTTCTGTGGAACTGGGCGTCCGCTACCTGGCGGGACTCGGCCACCGGGAGATCGGCTTCGTTTACGCCGGGGGAGAATACTACGGAACCGTGGAGCGGCTGGACTGCTTCCGCCGGGTGATGGGTGAGCTGGGCCTGCCCGTGGATGAAAAGATGCTGATCGGCGTATCGGATTATACGGTGCAAGCCGGCCTGGAAGGTGTGGAAACCCTGCTGAAGCTGAAGCGGAAGCCCACCGCCCTGCTGGGCATGAACGACCTGGTCAGCGCGGGCATCCTGCAGGGATTGCTGGCCGCCGGCCTGCATGTGCCGGAGGATATTTCGCTATTGGGTTTCGACGATACCTTTGTCACCGGGATCACCACACCGAAACTGACATCTGTGGGGTATGATTACCAGGCTTTCGGCACTTCTCTGGTGCAGACCGCCCTGGACCCGCAGAATGAGTGGCCGCAGGAGCGGCGCATTCCTGTCTTCATCACGGAACGGGAATCCTGCGCACCGCCGAAAAAGGCCTGA